ATACGCGCGGCAGTGGAGGCCGGATTCGCGGCCCTGCAAGGGGATCGCTCGTCTCCCTCGCTCGACGAACTGCGCGCGCTCAAGGCGAATCTGGATGACTACCGCGTTGCCGTGGAATCCCGGGAGGAGGGGCTGCGCAGCACCCTGACCAGCCTTGTGGACGACATGGGCCGCACCAGCGAAAAGCTGACCGAAACCGGCCTGCGTCTGGAGGGCATTCTGGAGGCAGCCGAGGACGTGGCCTTTGTCATCCATCGCGACGACGATACCGGCGGGATCATCGAATTCAGCGCCGGGGCGCAGCATATTTTCGGCTATGCCCGCGACGAGATTCTGGGCTGTTCCGTGAACGTCCTGTGTGCGGAAGGCGGGCCGGGAAAACACGGGGATTGCGGAAGCGGCATGTCCGCCAACCGGGCAAGGTTCCGGCGCAGGAGCGGCGAGATTTTTCCGGGCCTGTATTCCCTGCATCAGCTCAGGAAGGGCGAGGGCCAGAGTCTGGGCAGTCTGCTCATCGTGCTGGACGTGTCCAAGCGCGAACTCGCCGAGCGCGTGCTGCGCGAAACCCAGCAGCAGTACAAGGCTCTGCTCACGGCATCGCCCATTTCCATCATGGCCTTTGACGCGCAGGGCACCATCACGCTGGTCAATGACTGGCACCTGCACCGCATCGACAGGGATCGGCTTTCTCCGGAATTCTACATAGGCAAGAAACTGTGGGACATCCCGGGCGTGATCCGCGCCGGACTGGGCGAGCGGCTCAGGGGCGTGCTGCGTGGACGAACCGTGTCTCTGGAGGACGTGATCATTCCGGCCTTCGGCGACAGGGAGGAGGTCTGCCAGAATTTCCGCTGCGCTCCGGTCATGGAGGGCGATGCGGTCACGGGCGGCATTCTCATTCGCGAGGACGTGACCCGGCGCAAGCGTACCGAGCGCGACCTCAAGCTGCTCATCGACAGTTCTCCCATCACCATCGTCAAGCTGGAGCTGACCCCGCACGGCAGGATCATCCGTTCCCTGAACCCGGCCGGGCTGGAAATGTTCGGCAGGCAGGCCCTTGGCCGTCCCCTGTCCGATTACGTGACCCGGCTGGAAACAGGCCCGGTGTCCGCTCCGGTGCCCGAGGAGTCCTGCGAGGTGCTGTCCCCGCGTGGCAGGCTGCTGGCCGTGCGCACCCGGCACAGACCCAGCCCGGAATACGAGATTCAGGCCATCATGGACGTGACCGACCTGTTGCGGGCCAAGAAGGCGGCCGAGGACGCGAGTCAGGCCAAGAGCGATTTTCTGGCCAATATCAGCCATGAAATCCGCACTCCGCTCAACGGGCTGCTTGGCATGCTTCAGCTTTTCAAGGATTCCGAGCTGCCCGGGGACCTTGCGGAAATGGCGGATTACGCCTTTGATTCCGCGCGCAGTCTGCTGATTCTGCTCAACGATATTCTCGACTTTTCCGTTGTCGAGGCCCGGGCCGTGGAACTTGACGAAAAACCCGTGAATCTTGCCGGGATCGTGGACGTGGTGATCGGGCCCTACAGTCTGGAGGCCTCGTCCAAGGGGGTGGCCCTGAGCTGGCTTGCGGATGCGTCCCTGCCGCAGGAGGTGTGCGCGGATGCGCGGCGGCTGCGGCAGGTGCTGTTTCATCTGGTGGGCAATGCCATGAAATTCACGGATGCCGGGGACGTTTCGGTGAGCGCCTGTCTGCTGCCCGCCACGGTGCGTGGTCGCAGAGGCAAGCTGCTGTTTCTTGTGCGGGATTCGGGCATCGGCATTTCCCCGGACAAGCTGGGCGTGATCTTCGAGCTGTTCCGGCAGGGCGACGGATCGCGTACGCGTCGCCACGGCGGGACCGGCATCGGGCTGTCTCTGGTCAGGCGGTTCGTGCAGGCCATGAACGGCACGGTCTGCATCAGCACCGAACCCGGGCAAGGCACGGAGATTGCCTTTACCGTGGAAGTGGGCCTGTGATCCGGCCCGATTCCCTCTGTATTCCGGTTTTGAAAATCGCAGGCGAACCGTGTATGATTCGGCCCTTCGACAACCCATTCAGCCTCAAGAGGTATGCATGCCATCCATTGACCGGGTTCAATTCCGGCTTGTCGACGTGTCGGCGGGCTGGCTTGAAGTGTGCCTGAACCTGAACGATACCGCGTATGACCTGAGCGTTTCCAGCGCCCTGTCCGAACCGCTCCGCGACCTGTTTCAGGGCCTTCTGGACCTGCGTCAGGCGCGGGACGACGAATATCGTCATCTGGAATTCGAGTGGGTGGGCGAAGGCTGGATGTACGAATGGACCCTGACTCCGCTGGAAAACGACATGGTCCGTGCCCGGGTGGCCTTTTCCGGCCAGCGCACCGAGGGCGGCAAGGTGTTTCCGGTCTGGAATCTGCAATTTTCGCTGGGCTGGGAAGATTTCGCGGCACAGGCTCTGGAGCAGGGCGCGGGACTGCTGCGCGCCCACGGGTTTGCGGGTTATCTGGAGCGCTGGGGCAAGGATTTTCCGGCCGGACAGATGGTCCGTCTCGGCCACGCCCTGCACGGTCTGGATGCGGGCATCGAGGATTTCGATCGCGAACTGACCTACATTTCTTCAGCCGGAGCACAGGCATGAAGTCGTATCGCAAGGAACTTTGGTTCGAGATCCCCTCGCGCCGGGGATTCGTGAACATCACCCCGGACGTGGAGGCCTGCCTGCGCGAATCCGGCATCCGGGAGGGGCTGTGTCTGGTCAACGCCATGCATATCACGGCCTCGGTCTTCATCAATGATGACGAGTCCGGCCTGCATCACGACTACGAGGTCTGGCTGGAAAGGCTCGCCCCGCATGAGCCCGTGAGCCAGTACCGCCACAACGGGTACGAGGACAACGCCGACGCGCACATGAAGCGTCAGGTCATGGGCCGGGAAGTGGTGGTGGCCGTAACCGAAGGCAGGCTGGACTTCGGTACGTGGGAGCAGATTTTCTACGGCGAGTTCGACGGCAGGCGGCGCAAGCGCGTGCTTGTCAAGATCATCGGGGAATAGCCGACCGTGCGCCCGGCAGGCGCGAAAAATCCTCAAGACCGGACTTGACCCTGCATCGAAACAGGCATATTGCCTGCTCTCTTTGCTGTCATTTTTCCGGTTTCGGGCCATCTATCATTGCCCGAACCGCAATCCGCGTGCATACTTGACGGTAACGGCAGGATTGTTGCCGTGATTCCGTATCGCCAATAATCAAGGAGAAGCCATGACTCTTACCGATCCCTGCACCCTGTTCAGCGGCGGTGCCCAGGGTGCCGAAGCCGAATTCGGGCGCCTTGCCGAACAGCATTCCATTGCGGAAGTGAATTTCACCTTCGATGGCCACAAGATTCAGCGCAGCCGCGGCCTGCGCGTGCTTACCGACGAGGAGCTGGTGCGCAAGGACGTGAGCCTGACCTACGTGTCCAAACTGCTGGACCGCAGGTTCACCAATGCCGAAAAGATGCGCAAGGTCCTTCAGACCATCATGTATCAGGTCGAGGCCGGACACGAGGTCTTCGTGATCGGTTCCCTGCAGCCCGACGGCACGGTCAAGGGCGGCACGGGCTGGGGAGCGGAATTCGCCAAGATCTGCAACAAGCCCCTGTACGTGTTCGATCAGGCCAGGAACGGCTGGTTCAAGTGGGCTTCCGGCGAATGGACCCCGGACGGTGCCCCCCGGATCACCCGTCATCATTTCACGGGTACCGGAACCCGTTTTCTGGAGGACAACGGCCGTCAGGCCATTGCCGACCTGTTTGCCCGGTCCTTCAAGTAGACAGTTCCGCATGTCAATGGAAAAGCCCCGCTCCTGAAAGGGAACGGGGCTTTTTACATGGGCCGCCCTGATCAGTGTTCGGACGGGCGGCGGAATTCTCCTGCACCCGCACGGGCGCCGAGAGAGGTGGGGACCGACCCGATGTCGGCCCCCGGCACGCTGCACTGCATCAATCAGTTGTGAAAAAGCGGTTTCTCGGGATTGTGCCGATGCCTAGCTCATGTAGGCGTTCAGCTGGTAGAAAAAGGTAACGGTCACGCCAATGGCCACGACCATGAATGCCACGAGGCTGCGTCCATCAAGCATATGCCCTCCTTGTTCCTGTCTGTTCTGGTTGATTCGCGTCGTTTTCGGCGCGTTGATACAGGTATATCAACAGGCGTGCCAAACTTTTTCTGCAATGAAAACGAACTGTTGAATGACAGGTGATTCGAGAAGGACTGTCTCGATGAGACAGAGGTGTGAGACAGTTGAGACGGTTGAGACGAAAGTGTCAGCGGCGGAACATGCGGAACGCGATCAATGCGGCCAGAGACCAGACCGCCACGCCCGTGAGCCCGGAAAATCCGCCGAGCAGGGGATTGGCATCAGGAAAGAGCCACGGCCAGATGCCGTAGCCCTGAGCATTGGCTGCACCGTGCATCCATGCCGCGACAAGCACGGAATTCCAGCGCAGTCGGCATTCTCCGAGCAGGGCGCCGAATGCGGTGCAGAGCAGACACATCATGCCGATACCGGCCACGGGATGGCCCGGGTAGTTGAAGCCCATCATGATGAGCGGGGCGTGCCATAGTCCCCAGATCACGCCGAGCAGAGTATAGGCCCGGAATCTGCCCAGATGCAGGAGACGGGGCAGCAGGAAGCCGCGCCAGCCCAGTTCCTCTCCCAGCGCGAATACGGCGTTCACGGGCGTGCCCACCACGATGCTCATGGGCAGCATGATCAGGAAGATGTCCCGCAGGGACGGAGCTGCAGCTCCCGTGGCCGTTGTCAGCCCGGACATGGCCGTGTCCGGTTCGGCCAGCCCGATCAGCCATGTCAGTCCGTACATGGCTGCACACAGTGCCGGAATCAGCAGGAGCATGTCCGCGTAGGCGCGCCACGGTCCGAAACGCAGTCCCAATTCGCGCCAGTCTCTTTTTTCCACGAACACGTGCACGCCGAGGGCGGCCAGCCCGGGAATCCACATGATGCCGAGAATCCAGAGCATGGGCACCGTGCCGATGATCTGTCCGTCCAAACGCAGGCCCGAGGCCGCAAGCCAGGCTTCCGCCGCAAAGGTGGGGATGAATGCCGCAGCCAGAAACCAGACAATGGAAGCCCGGTTTCCGGCGCGGTCGGCATGGTGTGCGTGTTGCGTCATGCAGGCCAGATACCGCAAAGCGCGGCAATGGAAAAGGGGATCGCGTCTATTTGGCGTCCGTCCACAGGCTGGTTATCTCGAAGGTGCGTCCGTCCACCAGTCCCAGATCGGTGAGCTTGAGTTCCGGTATGACGGGCAGGGCCAGAAACGAGAGCATGGCGAACGGGTTGGGGAACGGGAAGTCTCCGAGTTCGGCATGGATTTTCCTGAGCAGGGAATCCAGATCCCGGGCCACTTCCTCCATGGGCCTGTTGGACATGAGCCCGGCGATGGGCAGGGGCAGGCAGGAGATGACCTTGCGGTCCAGCACCGCGCAGAATCCGCCGCCTGTTGCCATGGCCCGGTTCGCGGCTTCGAGCATGTCCGCGTCGCTGGCGCCCGCGATGATCAGGTTGTGGGAGTCGTGGGCCACGGTGGAGGCAATGGCCCCTCGCTTCAGGCCGAGGCCCTGCACGAAGCCCAGCCCGATGTTGCCGGTGTCGTTATGACGTTCCAGCACCGCGAGCTTGGCAATGTCGCGGTCCGGATCCGCCTCGGCCAGTCCGTTGCGGATGGTCGCGGGCATGGTCAGATGGCTCGTCACGAGCTGGCCCGGTTCCACGCCGATCACGCGCATGGTTTCGCCTTGGGCCGGGATGCGGAACGCGGTGTCCTCGACAGGTTCCATGTTCATGGTATTGCCCGGGTCCGTGGTCCCGGAGATGAAATCCTGATCCGGGGACAGGGGGTGGCCGCCGAGATGCACGTCTGCGACCCGGAATTCCGCCAGATCGTCCACCAGAAAGAAGTCCGCGCGAAAGCCCGGGGCAATGGCGCCGTGCCGCACCGGGCCGCGATCCAGCCCGAAATGGCGCGCCGTGTTCAGGGAGGCCATCTGAATGGCCCGGACCGGAGGAATGCCCCGGCCCACGGCCAGACGCACCTTGTGGTCCATGTGCCCGTGGTCGAGCAGGTCCGGGGCAAGCTGGTCGTCGGAGACCAGAGACATTTCCCGGCTGTTCTCGCTGGTCACGATCGGGGCAAGGTCTTCCAGATTGTGTTCGGTGGTGCCTTCGCGGATCATGACATGCATGCCCAGCCGCAGCTTTTCCAGCGCCTCTTCGGGCGTGGTGGATTCGTGATCGCTGTGCGGGCCGGCCATGACATAGGCGGCCAGATCGCGGCCAGTGACCAGGGGCGCATGGCCGTCGATGGGCCTGCCCTGCGAGGCAAGGAGCTTGTCCAGCACGTCCGGGTCGCAGTTCAGCACGCCTGGGAAATTCATCATTTCGGCCAGTCCCAGAATGCGGTCCGGATATTCGGCGAGTAGGGCGCGGATGTCGTCCGGACCGATGGTTGCGCCGCTGTGTTCCAGATGCGTGGCCGGGACGCAGGAGGGCATCATGAAATACACGGCCACCGGGAGTCCGGCAGAGGAATCCGCCATGTAGCGCACGCCGTCCGCGCCGAGTACGTTGGCGATTTCATGCGGGTCCGCAACCACGGCGGACGTGCCGCGTGCGGCCACGGCCCGGGCAAACCGGGGCGGGGAGAGCAGGGACGATTCAATGTGGATGTGCCCGTCGATCAGCCCCGGGCAGAGGTATCTGCCCTCGGCGTTCAGGGTGCGTCTGGCCTCGTAGTTTCCGAATCCGAGAAACACGCCGTCCGCCACGGCCACATCGGTCGCGTGGATTTCCCCGGAAATGACATTGACCACTCTGGCTCCGGTGATGAGCAGGTCGGCCGGTTCGATTCCTCTGGCCAACCTGATGCGGCGGGTCAGGGTCTCTCTGGATAATGGCATCCATTTCTCCTTGCTGGATTTTCTGCATTTACCACTTCACACGGGACCCGGCACCGGGTCAAGCGTTCTACGGAATCCGGTTCGATTTTTGTTGACAAACCCGTCACGGTCCTTATTTGTTTCCCTCGGAGCCGATGTTCATGAAAGCTGTATTCATCCTTGCCGTCACCCTTGTTTTCGCGCTTGCGCCCGACCTTGCCCTGGCCTGGGGGCCGGGCGTGCATCTTGCGCTGGGCAATTCCGTGCTCGCCGGAGCCGGGGCGCTGCCGCCGCTGGTGGCGAGCCTGCTGCTCAGGAACAGAAGCGCGTTTCTGTACGGCTGCCTGAGCGCGGACATCTTCATCGGCAAGGGGTGCAGCGTGCATCCCGGGCACAGCCACAACTGGTGCACCGGGTTCAAGCTCCTGCGCACTGCGTCCACACCGCTGGTGCGAGCCTATGCCTATGGCTACCTCAGCCATCTGGCCGCCGATGTCGTGGCCCACAACTACTATGTGCCCAACGCCCTGTGGCACATGCCCTCCGGCGGCAGGATTTCCCATGTCTACGTGGAGGCACAGGCCGACCGCCGGTTCGAGACCGAACACGAGCGCGCTCTGGCCCTGTTCCGCAAATCCAACAAGGTTGCGGACGGGTCCCTGCTCACGGCCATGGACAGACGCAAGCTGCCGTTTCTGGTCAAGAAGCAGATCGTCAAGGGCAGCCTCAAGCTGTTCAGCCGCAAGACATGGGGCTCCTCTCTGGATCTGGCGGATCGCATTCTGCCGTGGTCCGCGGACTCCCGGCCCCTGAACGCCATGCTTGCCCTGTCCCGCAACGTGGTGTTCGACATGCTTTCCTCGCCCGAGAATTCCCCGGCCGTTTCCTTTGATCCCATCGGCAGTCGCAACCTGCGGCGTGTGCGCGTCCTGCGCATGGCCGGAAGCCGGGCGCATGGCGGCGACCTGTTTGTTGCGCCGTCGAGCCTGACCACGCTTCCCGTGGCGAGAGCCGACAATCCCGGGAAAATCCGGACCATTCCCGCCTGATTCACGAAAGCCTTTCTTTTTCCCGTTTCTTTCTGCTAGGCTGTAGCATGATCAGCCTGTACGCAACCTCAACACTTTTTGCAGAGTGAAACGGTACGTTTACATCATCCCCGTACTTGTTGCCGCGGCATTGGCCTTTGCGGTGTTCAGTGCGGACGACATCCTGAAGCAGAGCGACAGGCAGAGCCAAAGGCTCGCCGTGTATCATGCGCTGTCCTCCCTGCAGAGCGGGCTGGAAAACGCCATCAGTTCCAAGGTGCTGCTGCTCAAGGCCGTTCAGGCCTATGTAGCGAACAATCCGGAACTGACGCAGGACGAGTTCGCGACCCTGAGCCGTGCCCTGCTCGCGGACACGAGCGGAGTCCGATATCTGGAACTGGCCAGAAACAACAGCATTTCGCATGTGTATCCGGACACCGACCGCGACATGGTGCTCGGACTTCGGCTGTTCGAGGACCTGCCCCAGCCTTTTCGTGCCACGGCTCGGAAGGCGCTGGACGCAGGACAGGTGCGGATTACCGCGCCGTACAGACTGATCGAAGGCGGTTCGGCCATCATTGCCCTGGCTCCGGTCATGCTGTCGGGAAGGGATGCCTCGGGACTGCGGACTCATTGGGGATTTGCCGCCGTGCTCATCGATGACAAGGCGCTGTTTCGGCAGGCCGGGCTGATGGACACCTCTCCCGGGCTGCTTCTGGGGTTGCGCGGGCCGGGCAACGACGCGGACGACACCGTGCTGCTGACCGGCGAGGACGTGTTCCGCATGAGTCCGGTGGTGACCAATATCCGCATACCGGGCGGCTCTTGGCAGCTTGCCGCAGTGCCCCGGACCGGCTGG
Above is a window of Pseudodesulfovibrio tunisiensis DNA encoding:
- a CDS encoding ATP-binding protein → MKSIRAAVEAGFAALQGDRSSPSLDELRALKANLDDYRVAVESREEGLRSTLTSLVDDMGRTSEKLTETGLRLEGILEAAEDVAFVIHRDDDTGGIIEFSAGAQHIFGYARDEILGCSVNVLCAEGGPGKHGDCGSGMSANRARFRRRSGEIFPGLYSLHQLRKGEGQSLGSLLIVLDVSKRELAERVLRETQQQYKALLTASPISIMAFDAQGTITLVNDWHLHRIDRDRLSPEFYIGKKLWDIPGVIRAGLGERLRGVLRGRTVSLEDVIIPAFGDREEVCQNFRCAPVMEGDAVTGGILIREDVTRRKRTERDLKLLIDSSPITIVKLELTPHGRIIRSLNPAGLEMFGRQALGRPLSDYVTRLETGPVSAPVPEESCEVLSPRGRLLAVRTRHRPSPEYEIQAIMDVTDLLRAKKAAEDASQAKSDFLANISHEIRTPLNGLLGMLQLFKDSELPGDLAEMADYAFDSARSLLILLNDILDFSVVEARAVELDEKPVNLAGIVDVVIGPYSLEASSKGVALSWLADASLPQEVCADARRLRQVLFHLVGNAMKFTDAGDVSVSACLLPATVRGRRGKLLFLVRDSGIGISPDKLGVIFELFRQGDGSRTRRHGGTGIGLSLVRRFVQAMNGTVCISTEPGQGTEIAFTVEVGL
- a CDS encoding secondary thiamine-phosphate synthase enzyme YjbQ, whose protein sequence is MKSYRKELWFEIPSRRGFVNITPDVEACLRESGIREGLCLVNAMHITASVFINDDESGLHHDYEVWLERLAPHEPVSQYRHNGYEDNADAHMKRQVMGREVVVAVTEGRLDFGTWEQIFYGEFDGRRRKRVLVKIIGE
- a CDS encoding CPBP family intramembrane glutamic endopeptidase; amino-acid sequence: MTQHAHHADRAGNRASIVWFLAAAFIPTFAAEAWLAASGLRLDGQIIGTVPMLWILGIMWIPGLAALGVHVFVEKRDWRELGLRFGPWRAYADMLLLIPALCAAMYGLTWLIGLAEPDTAMSGLTTATGAAAPSLRDIFLIMLPMSIVVGTPVNAVFALGEELGWRGFLLPRLLHLGRFRAYTLLGVIWGLWHAPLIMMGFNYPGHPVAGIGMMCLLCTAFGALLGECRLRWNSVLVAAWMHGAANAQGYGIWPWLFPDANPLLGGFSGLTGVAVWSLAALIAFRMFRR
- the ade gene encoding adenine deaminase, with the translated sequence MPLSRETLTRRIRLARGIEPADLLITGARVVNVISGEIHATDVAVADGVFLGFGNYEARRTLNAEGRYLCPGLIDGHIHIESSLLSPPRFARAVAARGTSAVVADPHEIANVLGADGVRYMADSSAGLPVAVYFMMPSCVPATHLEHSGATIGPDDIRALLAEYPDRILGLAEMMNFPGVLNCDPDVLDKLLASQGRPIDGHAPLVTGRDLAAYVMAGPHSDHESTTPEEALEKLRLGMHVMIREGTTEHNLEDLAPIVTSENSREMSLVSDDQLAPDLLDHGHMDHKVRLAVGRGIPPVRAIQMASLNTARHFGLDRGPVRHGAIAPGFRADFFLVDDLAEFRVADVHLGGHPLSPDQDFISGTTDPGNTMNMEPVEDTAFRIPAQGETMRVIGVEPGQLVTSHLTMPATIRNGLAEADPDRDIAKLAVLERHNDTGNIGLGFVQGLGLKRGAIASTVAHDSHNLIIAGASDADMLEAANRAMATGGGFCAVLDRKVISCLPLPIAGLMSNRPMEEVARDLDSLLRKIHAELGDFPFPNPFAMLSFLALPVIPELKLTDLGLVDGRTFEITSLWTDAK
- a CDS encoding zinc dependent phospholipase C family protein, translating into MKAVFILAVTLVFALAPDLALAWGPGVHLALGNSVLAGAGALPPLVASLLLRNRSAFLYGCLSADIFIGKGCSVHPGHSHNWCTGFKLLRTASTPLVRAYAYGYLSHLAADVVAHNYYVPNALWHMPSGGRISHVYVEAQADRRFETEHERALALFRKSNKVADGSLLTAMDRRKLPFLVKKQIVKGSLKLFSRKTWGSSLDLADRILPWSADSRPLNAMLALSRNVVFDMLSSPENSPAVSFDPIGSRNLRRVRVLRMAGSRAHGGDLFVAPSSLTTLPVARADNPGKIRTIPA